TAATCCCAGTGGCTTCTGAGGGAAAGGATCGTAGACCAACTAGGAACAGTAACAAAAGAGAAACCCTATAAGATAATTTATATTAGCTATTTTAATGTGGAAAACTGAAAAAAacatagcatttagacatatatttatatattagagttatatatgtatatgagtgtgattttctttttataataactttttatggatttttttttttagtttgttatgttttaacctcagttaactgttcgacttcttttactgttttgcatttattcttattgtacttgtactgctgttgtaagccgccctgagtccttcgggattgggcagcatagaagtcgaatgaatgaatgaatgaatgaatgaatgaatgaatgaatgaatgaatgtatgaatgaatgaacgaatgaacgaacaaacgaacaaacaaacaaacaaacaaacaaacaaacaaactcaggtCGGCATACAACATATTGAAAACAATATGTATgcagaaatctaattattatttttttaaaattatttataaaatcattaaaaaacccatatgcagtcattcccattcattcaattcaatcattcacaagaTTGGTAGGAGACAATCTTGTCTCCCATTGCCCTCATGCTcgctggcagaggtaggtctttaaagttttatgaaagaccaggagggagggtgcagtacatatctctggagggagtttgttccagagggctggggctgccacagagaaggctcttcccctaggctccgccgaacgacattgtctggccgacaggatctggagaaggccaattctgtgggatctaaccagtcgctggggtgCATGAGGGAGGAGatggtcctgtaggtaatctggtcctaaaccatgtagggctttgtaggtcataaccatctgcaatatactgcttcacagtgctttacagctctatctaagaagtttacaaagtcagcatattgtccccagcaatctgggtccccattttaccgaacttggaagaatgaaaggctgattcaacctggagccagtgagattcgaactgtcaGTCTTTTGGCAATCAGCAATcggcagaattagtctgcaatactgcattctaaccactgtgccaccacagctcaatGAATCATGGCAACTAAACAGCCAAAGTTATGAGCGATGTATGCTCCCTTCATTTATGTTTGTTCACGTAAGTGGGTATATTGAGATACTACATCAGAAtactgtttgttggtttgtttgtttttgacctatatgctgctcttctccagataaaacataaaacaataaatagaaaagcaatttaaaaatttaaaaagtttacATTTTGTTGATGGGctatcatttatctttttttaaaggctGCAACTACATGATCACAGGCTTCAAATCACTAAAGATAGTCAAAAAGTCTGGAGATGCAATTGGCTCATGGTTGAAAGACCCTGGCAAGAATTACCAAAAGATTTACTTCTTCACTGGAATAAAGAATAAGATTGTGATGGAGTTTGCAAATATTCGATCTTTTGCTGAAAGTGGTGAGAAAAAGCTGGCTCGTAGAATTGCGCTACCATTTCCCTGGCAAGGAACAGGCCACGCTATATATAATGGATTTCTGTTTTATCATAGATATGGCTCcttaaatgaaataattaaatttgATATTCAGAACAGAAATGCAACTGATCAGATGTTGTTGTCAGGTGCTGGAGAGATACCTGCATATGAACTTCACCCTTTTACTAAAATAGACTTAGCTGTGGATGAACTAGGATTGTGGGCAATCCATGCAGAACCAGATACTGCTGGAAAGCTTGTGATTACTAAAATCAACCATGAAACCATGACTGTGGAATATACATGGGATACATCCTGCAGAAGCGAGAATGCAGAAGCTGCTTTCATGATGTGTGGTGTTCTCTATGTTGTATACAACTCACCAGGGCGTGGCGTCTCTCAAATAGAATGCATTTATGACACCTTAGATGTCATCAGTCCATATGAAAACACAGTACTTAATTTCCCCAAACGTCAGTCAAATCATGCTATGGTTCATTATAATCACAGAGATAAACAGCTCTTTGCCTGGGATGATGGCTCTCAGGTCATTTACAAGCTCATGACAAGTCAGAAAAgctaaaaaaataacaaaatgtcCTCTACACAGTCCAACAacgacaacagcaacaacaacatcttcttccccttctccctttTCTCCTCCATTCTCCTTGCCCTCTACCTCTCTCCCTAAAGGTTATGTGGtagtttataatttttaatttttgtaagaaGACCTATCTGAGGTCTAGGGGAGCTGTTGAGTTAAATAAAGGGTTAATTACTTCAGACAGAAAAGAGTTGTCTTTGCAGTGCAGCACCGTGGATTACTTCCTATCAGGATGTAAAAGATCATTTACTGCTTAAAAAAATGAGAGTGTCTTCAGGGAAAAATGAGGAGTGGGAAAGAAACCAGAAGCATCATCATTTTTTCAATTCTGGGAGTCATTTAAAAGTCAGTGGTAAAGAAATTG
This genomic window from Erythrolamprus reginae isolate rEryReg1 chromosome 1, rEryReg1.hap1, whole genome shotgun sequence contains:
- the OLFML1 gene encoding olfactomedin-like protein 1; this encodes MAAIQFGFLLVPLFACITTEAQYIMQDAELVHYIDRRIISMENRLNKCNQDITDYVDEFRQFSKKLMSHLGSLNILKTELKNDVEHLLTRVERAQRDIDYFEAVKESPTPCVDIDEELLEQQLTEEQESKAKIKLMLNASCNYMITGFKSLKIVKKSGDAIGSWLKDPGKNYQKIYFFTGIKNKIVMEFANIRSFAESGEKKLARRIALPFPWQGTGHAIYNGFLFYHRYGSLNEIIKFDIQNRNATDQMLLSGAGEIPAYELHPFTKIDLAVDELGLWAIHAEPDTAGKLVITKINHETMTVEYTWDTSCRSENAEAAFMMCGVLYVVYNSPGRGVSQIECIYDTLDVISPYENTVLNFPKRQSNHAMVHYNHRDKQLFAWDDGSQVIYKLMTSQKS